One Miscanthus floridulus cultivar M001 chromosome 11, ASM1932011v1, whole genome shotgun sequence DNA window includes the following coding sequences:
- the LOC136493769 gene encoding cyclin-P1-1-like, with the protein MTAVALVLPTDAASDGGVDHSPTAPAAAPPPPQELVMVARAVQRLVARNDAVADGRGAGGGRGMRAFEAAKGAPAPRIGVPEYLERVHRYAALDPECYVVAYAYVDMAAHRRPAAAVASRNVHRLLLASLLVASKVLDDFHHSNAFFARVGGVSNAEMNKLELELLDVLHFAVAVDHRVYHRYREHLEKEMLRRDCHGLMPVPGSAAPKPRTAAPSVVNKPPLPPLTEDRRRPAEAGDGDREEHDRKLPNGTPAANTMTWLRELWAFDY; encoded by the exons ATGACGGCCGTGGCGCTGGTGCTGCCCACGGACGCCGCGTCGGACGGCGGCGTCGACCACTCCCCGACGGCGCCcgcggccgcgccgccgccgcctcaggaGCTGGTCATGGTGGCGCGCGCCGTGCAGCGGCTCGTGGCGCGGAACGACGCGGTGGCGGACGGGCGCGGggcagggggagggagagggatgCGGGCGTTCGAGGCGGCGAAGGGCGCGCCGGCGCCGCGCATCGGCGTGCCCGAGTACCTGGAGCGCGTGCACCGCTACGCCGCGCTGGACCCCGAGTGCTACGTCGTCGCGTACGCCTACGTGGACATGGCCGCGCACCGcaggcccgccgccgccgtcgcgtccAGGAACGTGCaccgcctcctcctcgcctccctcCTCGTCGCCTCCAAGGTCCTCGACGATTT CCACCACAGCAACGCCTTCTTCGCGCGCGTGGGCGGCGTGAGCAACGCGGAGATGAACAAGCTGGAGCTGGAGCTACTGGACGTGCTCCACTTCGCCGTCGCGGTCGACCACCGCGTCTACCACAGGTACCGCGAGCACCTGGAGAAGGAGATGCTGCGCAGAGACTGCCACGGCTTGATGCCCGTGCCCGGCAGCGCGGCGCCCAAGCCGAGAACGGCCGCGCCGTCCGTCGTCAACAAACCGCCCCTGCCGCCGCTGACGGAGGATCGTCGTCGTCCGGCCGAAGCTGGTGACGGCGACCGCGAGGAGCACGACCGGAAGCTGCCCAACGGCACGCCGGCTGCCAACACGATGACGTGGCTTCGAGAGCTGTGGGCCTTCGATTACTAG
- the LOC136491504 gene encoding peroxisome biogenesis protein 22-like yields the protein MASASASAPVAGAGAGGGKDDELADLVRRLVDALSRYADRLPFDLDRQKLRSLTTLAAISITLLFAWKMLRAPQEQARRPRRRAAPSSSNTSTRSRPGTLTTTDACSSADSRAHEAVNQLFQPVNLTLEQLVRHKLSEGRRFTCRLLGVILEETSPEELQNHVTVKPSVVEVLLEIAKFCDVYLMERVLDDESEGKVLSALSEAGLFVGGGLIKDKVLFCSTENGRTSFVRQLEPDWHIDTSPEIVHQLARFIKYQLHISPQRPERIATNVFSAPSLEQYFGGLDQR from the exons atggcgtcggcgtcggcgtcggccccGGTGGCAGGGGCAGGGGCCGGGGGCGGGAAGGACGACGAGCTCGCCGATCTGGTGCGGCGGCTCGTGGACGCCCTCTCGCGCTACGCTGATCGTCTGCCCTTCGACCTCGATCGCCAG AAACTTCGTTCACTTACTACACTTGCTGCGATCTCGATCACACTTCTGTTTGCCTGGAAAATGTTGAGAGCTCCTCAAGAGCAAGCTCGGAGGCCTCGTAGGAGGGCTGCCCCATCATCTAGCAACACCAGCACTAGATCGCGACCAGGCACTTTAACCACAACAGATGCTTGTTCATCAGCAGATTCAAGAGCACACGAAGCAGTCAACCAGCTTTTCCAGCCAGTAAAT CTGACTCTTGAGCAGCTTGTCAGGCATAAGCTAAGCGAAGGACGAAGG TTCACATGCCGCTTGCTTGGTGTGATTTTGGAAGAAACATCTCCAGAGGAGCTTCAG AACCATGTCACAGTGAAGCCTTCCGTGGTGGAGGTTCTCCTAGAAATTGCAAAATTCTGTGACGTGTATTTGATGGAACGCGTTCTTGATGATGAAAGTGAG GGAAAGGTTTTATCGGCCCTGAGTGAAGCTGGACTTTTTGTTGGTGGTGGCTTGATAAAAGATAAG GTTCTCTTCTGTAGTACAGAGAACGGCCGTACATCTTTTGTTCGGCAACTCGAGCCTGATTGGCATATCGACACAAGTCCTGAAATTGTTCACCAATTAGCT AGGTTTATCAAATATCAACTGCACATTTCGCCGCAGCGACCTGAAAGAATAGCAACCAATGTTTTCAGCGCTCCAAGCTTGGAACAATATTTTGGAGGCCTAGACCAGAGATAA